A stretch of Corallococcus silvisoli DNA encodes these proteins:
- a CDS encoding threonine ammonia-lyase, which produces MVTLQDIQAARERLRKALRPTPCPASDYFTEKTDCAVVYFKLENLQRTGAFKERGALNKLLTLTPEEQRRGVIAASAGNHAQGVAYHARRLGIRATIVMPERTPLIKVTRTRDDYGARVVLKGANFDEAYAEALRIQAAEDLVFVHPFNDVHVIAGQGTIGLELLEQCPDLELVLVPVGGGGLISGVACALKETHPHIQVVGVQASTIASMKASLDAGKRTELTAAGTTIADGIAVKVPGDITFEHVRKYVDAVVTVDEEEIAAAILMMLEQEKSVAEGAGAAGLAALVNGRVPQAKGKRVAIIVGGGNIDMNVISRIIERGLVKAGRLVQLEVRLPDRPGMLARLTTQIAEMRANVVDLHHDRAFSKAGLGEATVEVMLETTGHAHIQELMTALESQGWQVART; this is translated from the coding sequence ATGGTCACCCTGCAGGACATCCAGGCGGCGCGCGAGCGGCTCCGCAAGGCGCTGCGCCCCACGCCGTGCCCCGCGTCGGACTACTTCACCGAGAAGACCGACTGCGCGGTGGTGTACTTCAAGCTGGAGAACCTCCAGCGCACCGGCGCCTTCAAGGAGCGCGGCGCGCTCAACAAGCTGCTCACGCTCACGCCGGAGGAGCAGCGCCGCGGCGTCATCGCGGCCTCCGCCGGCAACCACGCGCAGGGCGTGGCGTACCACGCGCGGCGGCTGGGCATCCGGGCCACCATCGTGATGCCGGAGCGCACGCCGCTCATCAAGGTGACGCGCACGCGCGACGACTACGGCGCGCGCGTGGTGCTCAAGGGCGCCAACTTCGACGAGGCCTACGCGGAGGCCCTGCGCATCCAGGCCGCGGAGGACCTGGTCTTCGTGCACCCGTTCAACGACGTGCACGTCATCGCGGGCCAGGGCACCATCGGGCTGGAGCTGCTGGAGCAGTGCCCGGACCTGGAGCTGGTGCTGGTGCCGGTGGGGGGCGGCGGGCTCATCTCCGGCGTGGCGTGCGCGCTGAAGGAGACCCACCCGCACATCCAGGTGGTGGGCGTACAGGCCTCCACCATCGCCAGCATGAAGGCGTCGCTGGATGCCGGGAAGCGCACGGAGCTCACCGCCGCGGGCACCACCATCGCGGACGGCATCGCGGTGAAGGTGCCGGGGGACATCACCTTCGAGCACGTGCGCAAGTACGTGGACGCGGTGGTGACGGTGGACGAGGAGGAGATCGCCGCCGCCATCCTGATGATGCTGGAGCAGGAGAAGTCGGTGGCGGAGGGCGCGGGGGCCGCGGGGCTGGCCGCGCTCGTCAATGGGCGGGTGCCGCAGGCGAAGGGCAAGCGCGTCGCCATCATCGTCGGCGGTGGCAACATCGACATGAACGTCATCAGCCGCATCATCGAGCGGGGCCTCGTGAAGGCGGGCCGCCTGGTGCAGCTGGAGGTGCGGCTGCCGGACCGGCCCGGCATGCTCGCCCGGCTCACCACGCAGATCGCGGAGATGCGCGCCAACGTGGTGGACCTGCACCACGACCGCGCCTTCTCCAAGGCGGGCCTGGGCGAGGCCACGGTGGAGGTGATGCTGGAGACCACCGGGCATGCCCACATCCAGGAGCTGATGACGGCGCTGGAGTCCCAGGGCTGGCAGGTCGCCCGGACGTAG
- a CDS encoding peptidase MA family metallohydrolase: MNTPLIALLLLSAAPPAQQAKELAAQKQWEELYLAFAAADPAGYPEAQRPSVAGPLLKGCEALLAEDAVMAYSLGERAVAFQETAGGLRCLARSALKTDQRASAEEALKKGLEQFPKDGAFALELGKLQLQDADSAGALATLERVPAKSKEAAEARKLMQLARAKVSEEDTARREAERVEKRLNGEPGPGDTRQAKATKGDVDIRPAGLNYESGVGKDGMRVRANRRFAIRYFNSDRDFGQRAEYEGKVVSALEEAYEFTQRTLGRARERQLDVVLYTRDEFRTHLGATYAARVAGLYADDAIRMNDAAELTQMTKATLVHEYVHAAVDEICPRGAGALPRWFNEGLAEYIEWRYLGLDGPPRHLLDMMRGQAKQGQLPTLSQMDSQAPISMSQPEVAYATSAMAVQELVRLGGQEKLLDFIQKAGMALSFQDALKETYEKDFAGLDQAVRGALSGR; this comes from the coding sequence ATGAATACGCCCCTCATCGCCCTGCTGCTCCTCTCCGCCGCCCCTCCCGCGCAGCAGGCGAAGGAGCTGGCCGCCCAGAAGCAATGGGAGGAGCTGTACCTCGCGTTCGCCGCGGCGGACCCCGCGGGCTACCCGGAGGCGCAGCGCCCGTCGGTCGCGGGCCCGCTGCTCAAGGGCTGCGAGGCGCTGCTCGCGGAGGACGCGGTGATGGCGTACTCGCTGGGCGAGCGCGCCGTGGCCTTCCAGGAGACGGCCGGGGGCCTGCGGTGCCTGGCGCGCTCCGCGCTGAAGACGGACCAGCGCGCCTCCGCGGAGGAGGCGCTGAAGAAGGGCCTGGAGCAGTTCCCCAAGGACGGGGCGTTCGCGCTGGAGCTGGGGAAGCTGCAGTTGCAGGACGCGGATTCGGCGGGGGCGCTCGCCACGCTGGAGCGGGTGCCCGCGAAGTCGAAGGAGGCCGCGGAGGCGCGGAAGCTGATGCAGCTGGCGCGCGCGAAGGTGTCGGAGGAAGACACGGCGCGGCGCGAGGCGGAGCGGGTGGAGAAGCGGCTGAACGGCGAGCCCGGCCCGGGTGACACGCGCCAGGCGAAGGCGACGAAAGGCGACGTGGACATCCGCCCGGCCGGCCTGAACTACGAGTCCGGCGTGGGCAAGGACGGCATGCGCGTGCGCGCCAACCGGCGGTTCGCGATCCGCTACTTCAACAGCGACCGCGACTTCGGCCAGCGCGCCGAGTACGAGGGCAAGGTCGTCTCCGCGCTCGAGGAGGCCTATGAGTTCACCCAGCGGACGCTGGGCCGCGCCCGCGAGCGGCAGCTGGACGTGGTGCTCTACACGCGCGACGAGTTCCGCACGCACCTGGGCGCCACGTACGCGGCCCGGGTCGCCGGGCTGTACGCGGATGACGCCATCCGCATGAACGACGCGGCGGAGCTGACGCAGATGACCAAGGCCACGCTGGTGCATGAGTACGTGCACGCGGCGGTGGACGAAATCTGCCCGCGCGGCGCCGGCGCCCTGCCCCGCTGGTTCAACGAGGGCCTCGCCGAATACATCGAGTGGCGCTACCTGGGGCTGGACGGCCCCCCTCGCCACTTGCTGGACATGATGCGGGGCCAGGCGAAGCAGGGCCAGCTGCCGACGCTGTCCCAGATGGACTCGCAGGCGCCCATCTCCATGTCCCAGCCGGAAGTCGCCTACGCGACGTCCGCCATGGCGGTGCAGGAGCTGGTGCGGCTGGGGGGACAGGAGAAGCTGCTGGACTTCATCCAGAAGGCGGGCATGGCGCTGTCCTTCCAGGACGCCCTGAAGGAGACCTACGAGAAGGACTTCGCGGGCCTGGACCAGGCGGTGCGTGGCGCCCTCTCGGGGAGGTAG